Proteins from a single region of Paenibacillus sp. BIHB 4019:
- a CDS encoding methyl-accepting chemotaxis protein — MRFSIRFKLLTGFISVALLLVATGLIAMFGMNGMGDKAKEMNDRWMPSVTLLGIMNGDVSDIERLALNIIVETNKDEVDKMNSALNELLDKVKSEREQLATMVQSEEEKALFDEFGKSLDLYLAKMPEFIAYGKENNFERASELHATAYPLWYTANDNITKMINLGIEGSKSAADQSVDLAMTSTNTIIAVVILAVILALAIAVLIAQMVSRSVQKVSRAAEQIAQGDLTGETIVIKNRDEIGDLAKSFNAMTHSLREVIHSVSMTSSLVAASSEELMASADQNSKASEQISETVEELAVGTSEQVEMVKRSSQAIDEMSIGVEQIALRAQSVSTSALDAATQSSEGNRTIQQAVVQMDSIQRSISSLAELVTGLGERSDEIGKITDVITAIATQTNLLALNAAIEAARAGDHGRGFAVVADEVRKLAEQSSASAMQITGLVSVIQKDTINAVQAVTMNKQEVSQGIAVVTNAGEAFEQILDAVNKVAGEIQEVSASAEQMAASTDEVVGFVKQISHIAEEASGGAHNVSAATQEQLASMEEIASSAASLSSMAEELQDKISRFKV, encoded by the coding sequence ATGAGGTTCAGCATTCGTTTTAAATTGCTAACGGGTTTTATTTCGGTAGCGTTACTGCTTGTTGCAACAGGATTAATCGCGATGTTTGGCATGAACGGCATGGGTGATAAAGCAAAGGAAATGAATGACAGGTGGATGCCTAGCGTAACTCTTCTCGGAATTATGAACGGGGACGTATCTGATATTGAGCGTCTTGCCCTGAACATCATTGTCGAGACGAACAAAGATGAAGTTGACAAGATGAATAGTGCTTTGAATGAGCTTCTCGACAAGGTGAAATCCGAACGTGAACAATTAGCAACGATGGTTCAAAGTGAAGAAGAGAAGGCGCTGTTCGATGAATTCGGCAAAAGCCTGGATCTCTATTTGGCTAAAATGCCGGAGTTTATCGCATATGGCAAAGAAAATAACTTTGAAAGGGCAAGCGAGCTCCATGCAACAGCTTACCCGCTCTGGTATACAGCCAATGATAATATTACCAAAATGATCAATCTGGGCATCGAAGGATCGAAAAGTGCTGCAGATCAGTCGGTCGACTTGGCTATGACAAGCACGAATACCATTATAGCTGTAGTCATCTTAGCTGTAATTCTGGCGCTGGCTATTGCAGTCTTGATTGCGCAAATGGTATCCAGGTCTGTACAGAAAGTAAGCAGAGCAGCGGAGCAAATTGCCCAAGGCGATCTGACCGGAGAGACAATCGTCATTAAAAACCGCGATGAAATCGGCGATTTGGCTAAATCCTTTAATGCAATGACCCACAGCTTGCGTGAAGTCATTCATTCCGTTTCCATGACCTCTTCACTCGTTGCTGCTTCCTCTGAGGAGCTGATGGCAAGCGCTGACCAGAACAGCAAGGCGTCGGAGCAAATTTCCGAAACGGTCGAGGAACTGGCTGTCGGAACTAGCGAGCAGGTTGAAATGGTGAAGCGCTCTTCCCAAGCGATCGACGAAATGTCGATTGGCGTCGAGCAGATCGCGTTGCGTGCGCAAAGCGTATCTACCTCGGCTCTTGATGCGGCTACCCAATCGTCAGAAGGAAACCGGACGATTCAGCAGGCCGTTGTGCAAATGGACTCCATTCAGCGCTCGATTTCCTCGCTTGCTGAGCTGGTTACTGGTCTTGGCGAGCGTTCGGATGAGATTGGCAAAATTACCGATGTTATTACCGCCATTGCAACGCAAACTAATTTGCTTGCTCTGAATGCGGCGATTGAAGCGGCAAGAGCAGGCGATCACGGTCGCGGTTTTGCAGTCGTAGCAGATGAAGTCCGCAAGCTGGCGGAGCAATCATCCGCTTCGGCTATGCAAATTACCGGACTGGTCAGCGTTATTCAGAAGGACACGATTAATGCAGTCCAAGCTGTAACGATGAACAAACAAGAGGTATCGCAAGGTATCGCGGTTGTGACGAATGCTGGAGAAGCCTTCGAACAAATTTTGGATGCCGTTAACAAGGTAGCTGGCGAAATCCAAGAGGTTTCGGCTAGTGCCGAGCAAATGGCGGCAAGCACGGATGAGGTTGTCGGCTTCGTGAAGCAAATTTCGCATATTGCGGAGGAAGCTTCGGGCGGCGCGCATAATGTGTCCGCAGCGACACAGGAGCAGCTTGCTTCGATGGAGGAAATTGCTTCCTCGGCGGCATCATTGTCCAGCATGGCTGAGGAGCTTCAGGATAAAATCAGCAGATTCAAAGTATAA
- a CDS encoding TetR/AcrR family transcriptional regulator has translation MEELRKGKILDAALALFREKGYSAASMQDIAEACGMAKASIYKFFASKEDLFTEVFTACYRSLLEQEAELDRVQSQQGLAPKEKFRRKIEFQLYYTMENHLFMLDFKELPITANDKFLTAWQNKKAAMLSWHRELLTEAYGEQIDAIIWDVVTIFRGMLLQYLSYAIQKVIAVPMAELAAFLVDRMDAVVRDMAAKQPKPIIDSANVYFNHLNPSDEPVRRETAVQFIQALAGKIDELPKPEAVRAELREVVSLLGQEARAEQRNPTLIRVFLAYLDNVSELRADVRQLNLMLF, from the coding sequence ATGGAGGAATTACGAAAAGGAAAAATTTTAGACGCTGCTTTGGCGCTTTTTCGGGAGAAGGGCTACAGCGCTGCATCCATGCAGGATATTGCTGAAGCTTGCGGCATGGCGAAAGCGAGCATATATAAGTTTTTTGCTTCCAAGGAAGATTTATTCACCGAGGTATTTACCGCCTGCTACCGTTCATTGCTGGAGCAGGAAGCGGAGCTTGACCGTGTGCAATCGCAGCAGGGGCTTGCGCCAAAGGAGAAGTTTCGCCGGAAAATTGAATTCCAGCTGTATTATACGATGGAGAACCATTTGTTCATGCTCGACTTTAAAGAGCTGCCGATAACGGCGAATGATAAATTTTTGACGGCATGGCAAAATAAAAAAGCGGCTATGCTGTCGTGGCATCGGGAGCTGCTGACAGAAGCGTACGGCGAGCAGATTGACGCTATCATATGGGATGTCGTCACCATTTTTCGAGGCATGCTGCTGCAATATTTGTCCTATGCCATTCAGAAGGTCATAGCCGTGCCGATGGCAGAGCTGGCCGCTTTTCTGGTGGACCGGATGGACGCCGTCGTCCGCGATATGGCGGCTAAGCAGCCGAAGCCGATTATTGATAGCGCGAACGTCTATTTTAACCATTTGAACCCGAGCGATGAGCCGGTACGGCGGGAAACGGCTGTGCAGTTTATTCAAGCACTGGCGGGGAAAATAGACGAGCTGCCTAAGCCAGAGGCTGTTCGCGCAGAACTGCGGGAGGTCGTTTCGCTCCTTGGGCAGGAGGCTCGGGCAGAGCAGCGGAATCCGACTCTTATACGCGTGTTTCTTGCGTATTTGGACAACGTTTCCGAGCTGAGAGCGGATGTGAGACAGCTGAATCTTATGCTGTTCTAG
- a CDS encoding MBL fold metallo-hydrolase, with translation MLELTLSLGDNHRVFHPTAILGPDFWVLVDTGLPGSAEAIQRMVVEEGFPDVPPSAIILTHQDLDHIGGLPGFLSSSRKLPVVYAHLGDQAAIDGKEQLLKVPPERMAQLLETMPETQRTAFEHTFIHPTRPNVNLTIADGDTLDFGGGLTVIHTPGHTPGHIALYHQPSKTLLAGDAMVVINGQLSGPVPAATPNMAEAIRSLSKLKAFDIEQVICYHGGLFQGDANKRIAELADQL, from the coding sequence ATGCTGGAATTGACTTTAAGCTTGGGAGACAATCATAGAGTCTTTCATCCCACAGCGATACTGGGTCCGGACTTTTGGGTGCTGGTTGATACCGGCCTGCCAGGTTCTGCTGAAGCGATTCAGCGAATGGTCGTAGAGGAAGGATTTCCCGATGTACCGCCAAGCGCTATTATACTTACTCATCAGGATCTGGATCATATCGGCGGCTTGCCAGGCTTTTTGTCCTCGAGTCGCAAGCTGCCCGTCGTTTACGCCCATCTTGGAGATCAGGCTGCGATTGACGGGAAAGAGCAGCTGCTCAAAGTGCCCCCTGAAAGGATGGCGCAGCTGCTTGAGACCATGCCTGAAACGCAGCGGACAGCATTTGAGCACACTTTTATCCATCCAACCCGTCCGAACGTTAATTTGACGATTGCAGATGGCGATACACTCGACTTCGGCGGCGGGCTTACCGTCATTCATACACCCGGCCATACGCCGGGGCATATTGCTCTCTATCATCAGCCGAGCAAGACGCTTCTCGCGGGGGATGCCATGGTGGTAATCAATGGCCAGCTATCCGGGCCCGTGCCTGCTGCCACGCCAAACATGGCAGAGGCTATCCGTTCCCTCAGCAAGCTTAAAGCGTTTGATATCGAGCAGGTGATTTGCTACCATGGCGGGCTGTTCCAAGGAGACGCGAACAAACGAATTGCTGAGCTGGCTGACCAGCTGTGA
- a CDS encoding AbrB family transcriptional regulator, which produces MTRFVTALVLALAGGYLFAALHVPLPWLLGPMVFAFLGSRFLKKSFKPQWPSSMRNLALLIIGYSIGLSLTVDTMKEMGHQLPTMVLMTVLLLLFSGLIGITIAKLSGLLLPTVLMGCIPGGLSQMVILAEDTKGIDITVVTFLQVSRLMMIIFCVPLLVFSPLFGSVHDEIVVAAAGSEWAQWGALFPGIVPFALACVAAALLAKKIKMPSAYLLGPMIATALLHNFGLDAPLLPSTLLSAAQLMIGTYVGLLLRPENLKNKTRITLLAILSGIVLIAGAFGMSLLLAKLHNLSPATAFLSMSPGGMDQMGIIAKEIHADVAIVSVYQLFRTWFIYFAIPPLLRLLFKRIGSGSGTGSETAAGSNGKQPMESK; this is translated from the coding sequence GTGACCCGTTTTGTAACGGCACTTGTGCTCGCTTTAGCCGGCGGCTATCTGTTCGCAGCACTTCATGTGCCGCTGCCTTGGCTGCTCGGTCCGATGGTATTCGCCTTTCTCGGTTCACGATTTCTGAAAAAGTCATTCAAACCGCAATGGCCCAGTTCCATGCGCAATCTAGCACTGCTTATTATTGGCTATTCAATCGGACTGTCACTTACAGTCGACACGATGAAGGAAATGGGCCATCAGCTGCCGACTATGGTGCTTATGACGGTACTGCTGCTGCTATTTAGCGGGTTAATTGGCATCACGATTGCCAAGCTGTCTGGATTGCTGCTGCCGACCGTCCTAATGGGCTGCATTCCGGGCGGCTTGTCGCAAATGGTTATTTTGGCGGAGGATACGAAGGGCATTGATATTACGGTTGTCACCTTCTTGCAGGTATCGCGGCTCATGATGATTATTTTCTGCGTGCCGCTGCTCGTATTCAGCCCATTATTCGGGAGCGTTCACGATGAGATCGTCGTTGCAGCAGCAGGCTCCGAGTGGGCGCAGTGGGGCGCCTTATTCCCAGGCATTGTGCCGTTTGCCCTCGCTTGTGTGGCGGCGGCGCTGCTGGCGAAAAAGATCAAGATGCCTTCGGCCTATTTGCTCGGCCCGATGATCGCAACCGCACTGCTTCATAACTTTGGCTTAGATGCTCCTCTGCTGCCATCGACCTTATTGAGCGCAGCACAGCTCATGATCGGCACCTATGTCGGACTGCTGCTGCGGCCGGAAAATTTGAAAAATAAAACACGCATCACTCTGCTCGCCATCCTAAGCGGCATCGTCCTCATTGCCGGAGCGTTCGGCATGAGCCTGCTGCTTGCCAAGCTGCATAATCTGTCGCCTGCCACTGCTTTTCTTAGCATGTCCCCTGGCGGCATGGACCAAATGGGCATTATCGCCAAGGAAATTCATGCGGATGTTGCCATCGTCAGCGTCTACCAGCTGTTTCGAACATGGTTCATCTACTTCGCCATCCCTCCCCTGCTGAGGCTGCTTTTCAAGCGAATCGGCAGTGGCAGCGGAACAGGATCAGAAACAGCAGCAGGCTCAAATGGGAAGCAGCCGATGGAAAGCAAGTAA
- a CDS encoding 2-dehydropantoate 2-reductase N-terminal domain-containing protein, whose amino-acid sequence MKILVYGAGVLGSYLAHVLVQGGNDVTVLARGSRAEELSEHGLVIRHYFQRKTTVDKVKIIQALPADDSYDLIFVVMKYNNFPSVLPILAKNKSSHIVFVGNNPTASTTEQELLENSLPDKKAAFGFQLSGGRREKGRMISVRGGGQMVLGSLNGPFPFKDLIDKAFADAKYKIDYHEDIDAWLKSHIVFILVLSSVSYVQDNQFKQIAKDKKLLLQMIAAVDEGFKVMEAIGYTITPASQVDYFRRKRQLVYFFLKIYHRLPVAKMIDSSFVEIALLHKAFDVWKQQAHIATPNWNELEEAFLAKMEGKANERR is encoded by the coding sequence ATGAAAATATTAGTTTATGGCGCGGGCGTTTTAGGCAGCTATCTGGCCCATGTGTTAGTGCAGGGGGGCAATGACGTCACGGTGCTTGCGAGAGGAAGCAGAGCGGAGGAGCTGAGCGAGCACGGGCTCGTCATTCGCCATTATTTTCAGCGTAAAACGACCGTAGATAAAGTGAAGATCATTCAAGCGCTCCCGGCGGATGACAGCTATGACCTGATTTTTGTTGTGATGAAATATAATAATTTTCCATCTGTGCTGCCGATTTTGGCGAAAAATAAAAGCAGCCATATCGTGTTTGTCGGCAATAATCCGACGGCTAGTACGACGGAGCAAGAGCTGCTGGAGAATAGCTTGCCTGACAAAAAGGCTGCCTTCGGCTTCCAGCTAAGCGGCGGACGCAGAGAAAAGGGGCGCATGATCTCCGTGCGTGGAGGCGGTCAAATGGTGCTTGGCAGCCTGAACGGGCCTTTCCCCTTTAAAGATTTAATTGACAAAGCATTTGCTGATGCCAAATATAAAATCGATTATCATGAGGATATAGATGCATGGCTTAAAAGCCACATTGTCTTTATTCTGGTGTTGAGCTCCGTAAGTTATGTCCAAGACAATCAATTTAAACAGATAGCGAAGGACAAAAAGCTGCTCCTGCAAATGATTGCAGCCGTTGATGAAGGCTTTAAAGTAATGGAGGCTATCGGCTATACGATTACACCTGCAAGCCAGGTTGATTATTTTCGCCGGAAAAGGCAGCTCGTCTACTTTTTTCTGAAAATTTATCATCGTCTTCCCGTTGCGAAAATGATAGATAGCTCATTCGTGGAAATCGCCCTTTTGCATAAAGCGTTCGACGTTTGGAAGCAGCAAGCCCATATAGCGACGCCAAACTGGAATGAGCTTGAGGAGGCGTTCCTTGCTAAAATGGAGGGGAAAGCTAACGAAAGACGATAA
- a CDS encoding TetR/AcrR family transcriptional regulator, protein MDRRVLKTREAIMKAFIALMAEKNFEQITINEIADRANVNRGTVYLHYVDKFDLLDQCIEVHLVQLQQKCLPNEEATSFTSKELLLQTLEFLEEHAFLYSTLLTNKSIPAFRSRMTELMFQQLGENIDMSEMNKDRNKEVLKQFLVSAAIGVLEWWITRSMPYPAKEMAEELWALLERNQMVPQNMESK, encoded by the coding sequence ATGGACAGGAGGGTGCTCAAAACGCGGGAAGCGATAATGAAGGCTTTTATTGCGCTTATGGCCGAGAAAAATTTTGAGCAAATAACGATCAACGAAATTGCAGACCGTGCCAATGTAAACCGGGGCACCGTTTATTTGCATTATGTAGACAAATTTGATCTTCTCGATCAATGCATAGAGGTCCATTTAGTCCAATTGCAGCAAAAATGCTTGCCTAACGAGGAAGCAACCTCCTTTACGTCTAAAGAGCTGCTGCTTCAAACCCTTGAATTTTTAGAGGAGCATGCTTTCCTATATTCGACTCTGCTGACGAACAAGAGTATTCCTGCTTTCCGAAGCCGCATGACGGAGTTGATGTTTCAGCAGCTTGGTGAAAACATCGATATGAGTGAGATGAATAAAGACCGGAACAAAGAGGTACTGAAGCAGTTTTTAGTATCGGCTGCGATCGGTGTTCTGGAGTGGTGGATTACCCGTTCCATGCCCTACCCAGCTAAGGAAATGGCCGAAGAGTTATGGGCGCTGCTTGAGCGCAATCAGATGGTGCCGCAGAATATGGAATCGAAATAA
- a CDS encoding aldo/keto reductase, whose translation MQKVILNNGVEMPILGFGVFQIKEADECEQAVYDALMAGYRLIDTAASYQNEEAVGRAIRRSGVPREEIFITTKLWIQDAGYESAKKAFAKSLERLQMDYLDLYLIHQPFGDVYGAWRAMEELYREGKVKAIGVSNFQMDRLMDLMTHNEIIPAVNQVETHPFCQQIESTAFMQENHVQVESWAPFAEGRNDIFQNEALVSLAEKHNKSVAQIILRWLTLRGIVVIPKSVRKERIIENFNIFDFELSTADMERIAALDLKTSQFFSHNDPKMVKWLGEVKYDI comes from the coding sequence ATGCAAAAAGTTATTTTGAACAATGGTGTTGAGATGCCTATACTCGGCTTTGGAGTGTTTCAAATCAAGGAGGCAGATGAATGCGAACAAGCCGTTTATGACGCTCTTATGGCAGGCTATCGCCTAATTGATACCGCTGCTTCCTATCAAAATGAAGAAGCGGTCGGCAGAGCAATCAGGCGAAGCGGCGTGCCAAGAGAGGAAATATTTATTACGACAAAACTTTGGATCCAGGATGCCGGTTATGAGAGCGCTAAGAAAGCGTTCGCCAAATCGCTGGAACGATTGCAAATGGATTACTTGGATTTATATTTAATTCATCAGCCATTTGGCGATGTTTACGGTGCTTGGCGGGCGATGGAGGAATTGTATCGGGAGGGCAAGGTCAAGGCTATCGGAGTTAGCAATTTTCAGATGGATCGTTTGATGGATTTAATGACTCACAATGAAATCATTCCGGCAGTAAACCAAGTTGAAACGCATCCCTTCTGCCAGCAAATAGAAAGTACAGCGTTTATGCAAGAGAACCATGTTCAGGTTGAATCCTGGGCTCCGTTTGCCGAAGGAAGAAACGACATCTTTCAGAATGAAGCTTTAGTGTCTCTAGCTGAAAAGCATAATAAATCCGTTGCGCAAATTATTTTGCGTTGGTTGACCCTAAGAGGAATCGTTGTCATTCCAAAATCTGTTCGCAAGGAAAGAATCATTGAAAACTTTAATATCTTCGACTTTGAACTAAGCACAGCGGACATGGAGCGGATTGCTGCTTTAGACTTGAAAACGAGCCAGTTCTTTTCACATAATGATCCTAAAATGGTGAAATGGCTGGGTGAAGTTAAATACGACATCTAA
- a CDS encoding spore coat associated protein CotJA gives MNSNPQIRKWYPFVGPHDPCEPMIVRTYVVPPNQYIPFQPMNLPQFSLEEALRLGTLWPALYSPYASKCGGGSY, from the coding sequence ATGAACAGCAATCCGCAAATTCGAAAATGGTACCCCTTTGTCGGGCCGCATGATCCGTGCGAGCCGATGATTGTGCGGACGTATGTCGTTCCGCCGAACCAGTACATTCCTTTTCAGCCGATGAACCTTCCGCAATTTTCGCTAGAAGAGGCGCTGCGGCTTGGAACGCTATGGCCTGCCTTATACAGCCCGTACGCATCCAAATGTGGAGGGGGGAGCTATTAG
- a CDS encoding spore coat protein CotJB gives MSEQPMVCDEAYYAKLLELQQLDFGLLELNLYLDTHPHDHHALQQFNYLAQQRMQCAQQFEMKYGPLMNYGHSFSGYPFQWPNTPWPWQV, from the coding sequence ATGAGTGAGCAGCCAATGGTGTGCGATGAAGCCTATTATGCCAAGCTTTTGGAGCTGCAGCAGCTGGATTTTGGCCTGCTTGAGCTGAACCTCTATCTCGACACCCATCCGCATGACCATCATGCCCTGCAGCAATTCAATTATTTGGCCCAGCAGCGCATGCAGTGCGCCCAGCAGTTCGAAATGAAGTATGGTCCGCTGATGAACTATGGACACAGCTTCTCGGGTTATCCTTTTCAATGGCCGAATACGCCTTGGCCTTGGCAGGTGTAG
- a CDS encoding manganese catalase family protein, with protein MWVYEKKLQYPVRVSKCDPRMARYLAEQYGGADGELAAALRYLNQRYTIPSKVIGLLTDIGTEEFAHLEMIATMIYKLTKDATPEQLEEAGLGPHYASHDSALFYNNASGVPFTAAYIQAKGDPLADLYEDIAAEEKARATYQWLIDMTDDVDLQDSLKFLREREIVHALRFKEAVEIIKEDRDQKKVY; from the coding sequence ATGTGGGTTTATGAGAAAAAGCTCCAGTACCCTGTTCGGGTTAGCAAATGCGATCCTCGAATGGCGCGTTATCTCGCCGAACAATACGGCGGCGCGGACGGCGAGCTGGCGGCGGCACTTCGTTATTTGAATCAACGCTATACGATTCCAAGCAAGGTCATTGGCTTGCTAACGGATATCGGCACAGAGGAATTTGCGCATTTAGAGATGATTGCTACAATGATCTATAAACTGACCAAGGATGCCACTCCTGAGCAGCTTGAAGAGGCTGGGCTGGGGCCGCATTATGCGAGCCATGACAGCGCGCTGTTTTACAACAATGCCTCGGGCGTTCCTTTCACAGCCGCCTACATACAGGCCAAGGGCGATCCGCTTGCGGATTTATACGAGGATATTGCGGCTGAGGAGAAGGCGCGGGCCACCTATCAGTGGCTCATCGATATGACCGACGACGTCGATTTGCAGGACAGCCTGAAGTTTTTACGCGAGCGGGAAATTGTCCATGCGCTGCGCTTCAAGGAAGCGGTCGAAATTATTAAGGAGGATCGGGATCAGAAGAAGGTTTATTGA
- a CDS encoding AraC family transcriptional regulator, with translation MGNEIENLYSSVNRFAITDGINRTIVPYLEIHSYREQDIIIPDTPNPFIYLVVNGTMRLHFATGVSDYAPGQYLISAIDSPKSGMALSASQSSPFLALYIEFSVDDIVSVMLDMEADFMGKIFEKEMASKIQPHDDYKLLDVIMRLLNINEKPDEMAFMTKHLKREIILNLITGPYGKTFAQSIVKIQQAGDIYYTNSWIKQHYKDTFTVEDLAEQSNMSVSSFHQKFKSAVGMGPLQCQKKLRLMEARQLMLDKTLNVTDAAMEVGYESLSHFNRDYRRLFGLSPQKDIQEIRNCLYTKAQFD, from the coding sequence ATGGGAAACGAAATCGAAAATCTATATTCAAGCGTAAATCGATTTGCGATAACGGACGGCATCAACCGAACCATTGTCCCCTACCTTGAGATTCATAGTTATCGCGAGCAGGATATTATCATACCCGATACGCCAAATCCGTTTATCTATCTAGTTGTAAACGGTACTATGCGCCTCCACTTTGCTACTGGGGTATCCGATTACGCTCCCGGACAATATCTTATATCCGCCATAGACAGTCCCAAATCCGGAATGGCTTTGTCTGCTTCACAGTCTTCACCATTCCTTGCTCTATATATCGAATTTTCTGTAGATGATATCGTGTCCGTCATGCTGGATATGGAAGCTGATTTTATGGGGAAAATATTCGAGAAAGAAATGGCGTCAAAAATCCAGCCCCATGATGACTATAAACTTCTGGATGTCATAATGCGCCTTCTAAACATAAATGAAAAACCAGATGAAATGGCATTTATGACCAAACATTTAAAGCGTGAAATCATCTTAAATCTAATTACCGGCCCTTATGGAAAAACGTTTGCCCAAAGTATCGTCAAAATCCAGCAGGCAGGCGATATTTATTATACAAATAGCTGGATTAAGCAGCATTATAAAGATACGTTTACCGTAGAAGATCTCGCCGAACAAAGCAATATGAGCGTATCCAGCTTTCATCAAAAATTCAAGAGCGCCGTGGGCATGGGGCCGCTGCAATGTCAAAAAAAGCTCCGGCTGATGGAAGCACGGCAATTAATGCTGGATAAGACTTTAAATGTAACGGATGCGGCAATGGAAGTCGGGTACGAAAGCTTGTCCCATTTCAACAGAGATTATCGGCGACTGTTTGGTCTGTCACCACAGAAAGACATTCAAGAAATACGCAATTGTTTATACACAAAAGCACAATTCGACTAA
- a CDS encoding zinc-binding dehydrogenase: MNMMKAIQVPAKGEPMKLVEIPVPQPGEGQVLLRVEACGVCHGEAKVIEGASSQYPRIPGHEVVGIVEKLAPGSTKWKIGQRVGIGWNGGHNHVTALTMDGGYAEYMVAFEDALIVIPEEISPEEAAPLLCAGETVFSALRNSAARLGDLVAISGIGGLGHLAVQYAKKAGFQTVAISRGQDKEELALELGAHHYIDADKEDPAEALKALGGAKVIVATAPNAKVIASLVGGLGTGGELIIAAVSDEPLEWSAMDFLKGPNTVRGTFTGQAKELEATIQFSILTDVRPMIEVFPLERAQEAYEKMMSAKTKFRAVISMSK, encoded by the coding sequence ATGAATATGATGAAAGCCATACAAGTTCCCGCCAAGGGAGAGCCAATGAAGCTGGTTGAAATTCCTGTGCCGCAGCCCGGAGAAGGACAAGTGCTTCTTCGTGTTGAAGCATGCGGAGTATGTCACGGGGAAGCGAAGGTAATCGAAGGCGCATCCTCACAGTATCCGCGGATTCCAGGCCACGAAGTTGTCGGTATCGTAGAGAAATTAGCACCGGGCTCAACAAAATGGAAAATTGGACAGCGCGTTGGTATCGGATGGAATGGAGGGCATAATCATGTGACAGCCCTTACGATGGATGGCGGATACGCTGAATATATGGTTGCTTTTGAAGATGCTCTCATTGTTATTCCGGAGGAAATTTCACCAGAAGAAGCGGCGCCGCTGTTGTGCGCTGGAGAAACCGTGTTCAGTGCATTGCGGAACAGCGCGGCGCGCCTGGGTGACCTTGTAGCGATTTCCGGCATTGGCGGGCTTGGCCATCTTGCAGTACAGTACGCAAAAAAAGCAGGCTTCCAGACGGTTGCGATTTCTCGCGGCCAGGATAAAGAGGAATTGGCACTTGAGCTTGGGGCGCATCACTATATCGATGCTGATAAGGAAGATCCGGCTGAAGCCTTGAAAGCATTAGGAGGCGCAAAAGTCATTGTCGCTACAGCGCCTAACGCAAAAGTGATCGCTTCCTTGGTTGGCGGCTTGGGTACGGGCGGTGAACTTATTATTGCTGCCGTTTCAGACGAGCCTCTGGAATGGTCTGCGATGGATTTTCTGAAAGGTCCAAACACGGTTCGAGGCACGTTTACCGGACAAGCGAAGGAGCTTGAAGCAACCATTCAATTTAGCATACTGACCGATGTACGGCCTATGATTGAAGTTTTTCCTTTGGAACGCGCTCAAGAAGCTTATGAAAAAATGATGTCTGCAAAGACGAAATTCCGTGCCGTAATAAGCATGTCTAAGTAA